A genomic region of Nymphaea colorata isolate Beijing-Zhang1983 chromosome 2, ASM883128v2, whole genome shotgun sequence contains the following coding sequences:
- the LOC116247219 gene encoding glycosyltransferase-like At2g41451 — protein MPGHYGPLRSSPPPQQGLASRLLLLLTLLPLSLAAFAFVLQWRGGLTDLSTRWPGDASGFPGMGSSPLGSNPSSLLSSSSSSTSSSGSDCFDHFGRGSSSGFPYLNGWGFDFQAEQHPKICITTSTSAGLDQILPWLFYHKVMGVTNFFLFVEGKAASSNVSAVLEAIPGVKVVYRTKELEEQQARSRIWNETWLASFFYKPCNYELFVKQSLNMEMAIVMARDTGMDWIIHLDTDELIHPAGAQEYSLRRLLLDMPENVDMVIFPNYESCVERDDIKEPFSEVSMFKKNYDHLLKETYFGMYKEATRGNPNYFLTYGNGKSAARIQDHLRPNGAHRWHNYMKTPNEVKLDEAAVLHFTYTKFSDLTSRRDRCGCKPTKEDVKRCFMLEFDRSAFIIASTATEGEMLQWYREHVVWNDQALKIKLLRKGILTRISAPMVIIQGLRESGIFKALLESTKNSISKEKFLSSIGHSSNISEVPNIRAGRKTLPLKPMNRGGSYQAASRRTLAMTDALPEAVPPLSPPAVDDDLLRGT, from the exons ATGCCGGGGCACTATGGCCCCTTGAGAAGCTCTCCTCCTCCTCAGCAAGGGCTGGCGTCAAGGCTGCTGCTCCTCCTCACCctacttcctctctctctcgccgcCTTTGCGTTCGTGCTTCAGTGGCGCGGCGGCCTCACCGATCTCTCCACTAGATGGCCCGGCGACGCCTCGGGGTTTCCCGGGATGGGGAGTAGTCCCCTCGGTTCTAACCCTTCTTCCCTCCTctcgtcctcctcctcgtcgACGTCCTCCTCCGGCAGCGATTGCTTCGATCATTTCGGCCGCGGTTCATCCTCTGGATTCCCGTATTTGAATGGTTGGGGTTTCGATTTCCAGGCAGAACAGCACCCTAAG ATATGCATAACAACAAGCACATCAGCTGGTCTAGATCAGATCCTGCCGTGGTTATTTTACCATAAAGTCATGGGTGTTACaaacttctttttgtttgtGGAAGGAAAGGCAGCATCTTCAAATGTGTCTGCTGTTTTGGAAGCCATTCCT GGGGTGAAAGTGGTATATAGAACAAAAGAGCTGGAGGAGCAGCAAGCTAGAAG CCGTATTTGGAACGAGACTTGGTTGGCATCCTTTTTTTACAAGCCATGCAACTATGAACTTTTTGTCAAACAGTCGCTTAACATGGAGATGGCTATTGTCATGGCACGG GATACTGGCATGGATTGGATCATCCATCTGGATACAGATGAGCTCATTCATCCAGCTGGTGCTCAGGAATACTCACTCAGGCGATTACTCTTGGACATGCCTGAGAATGTTGATATGGTTATTTTCCCGAATTAT gaAAGTTGTGTTGAAAGGGATGATATAAAGGAACCATTCAGTGAG GTGTCCATGTTCAAGAAGAACTATGATCACCTTTTAAAGGAAACATACTTTGGGATGTATAAGGAAGCTACACGTGGTAATCCTAATTACTTTTTGACTTATGGCAATGGAAAATCCGCTGCTCGCATCCAAGACCATCTTCGTCCTAATGGGGCACATAGATGGCATAATTATATGAAGACACCAAA TGAAGTTAAGCTGGATGAGGCTGCCGTTCTGCATTTTACTTATACCAAATTCTCAGACCTTACTTCTAGACGTGACCGTTGTGGTTGCAAACCTACTAAGGAGGATGTCAAGAGATGTTTCATGTTGGAGTTTGATAGATCT GCATTCATAATTGCTTCAACTGCAACTGAAGGGGAGATGCTTCAATG GTATCGAGAACATGTAGTCTGGAATGATCAAGCTTTGAAAATAAAGCTTCTGAGAAAGGGTATCTTGACACGAATCTCTGCTCCTATG GTTATAATTCAAGGCTTGAGAGAGTCTGGAATTTTCAAGGCGTTACTTGAGTCTACTAAAAACTCAATATCAAAGGAGAAATTCTTATCATCCATAGGGCACAGCAGCAACATATCTGAGGTACCAAATATAAGGGCAGGACGCAAGACACTTCCTTTGAAACCCATGAACAGAGGGGGTAGCTACCAAGCAGCTTCTCGGAGAACCTTGGCAATGACTGATGCTTTACCGGAAGCAGTGCCTCCACTGTCTCCGCCAGCTGTGGATGATGATCTATTGAGGGGAACATGA
- the LOC116247220 gene encoding uncharacterized protein LOC116247220 produces the protein MAWNAAKAAAAKVGTMAAGRGAAVADGGGGLSYPWREKLCKYKDELAKGVWGYWHLGAWKPLAISGRRRARLRKEVLLAGEDWPYDPPRKEMRSKRKGHKCDRVSAEKRANTAELMRKMPEMLLEYKKRRWEKKMKEEEAKD, from the exons atggCGTGGAACGCCGCTAAAGCGGCGGCAGCCAAGGTGGGAACGATGGCGGCGGGGCGCGGAGCAGCAGTCGCAGATGGCGGTGGTGGGTTGTCGTACCCGTGGAGGGAGAAGCTGTGCAAGTACAAGGACGAGCTGGCCAAGGGAGTATGGGGTTACTGGCATCTCGGCGCATGGAAGCCGCTTGCCATCAGCGGCCGTCGCCGTGCTCGTCTAAGGAAGGAGGTCTTGCTTGCAGGAGa GGATTGGCCGTACGATCCACCGAGGAAAGAGATGAGGAGCAAGAGGAAGGGTCACAAATGCGACAGAGTGTCTGCAGAGAA GAGAGCAAATACTGCTGAGCTGATGAGGAAGATGCCCGAGATGCTGCTTGAGTACAAG AAGCGTagatgggaaaagaaaatgaaagaggaagaagcaaaagattAG